The nucleotide sequence GGGGCGTTGATCCGCACCATCGCCAACCTGGACGAACCACTCCGCCGCCTGGTCGCCTCGTCCTACGACGAGATCCTGGCCCGGGCCCCGGTCGGTGCCGAGATCACCGACGGCGTCACCCACCTGCGTCGCACCGGTGACCGGTCCGGGCTCGACGGGCGGCCCAGAGGTAAGCCCGCGGGTCACGCGGCGTAGAGCTCATGGTGGCTGCGGTCGACGGTGGCGGCGAAGTAGGGGTTGTCCAGGGCGGTGGGGCTCACCAGGTCGACCGGTCGGGCCAGGAGGGCCTCGAGCTCTTCCTTGAGGTCGAAGTAGGCATCGAAGCGGCTCAGATCGCTGGCGGGATCGAACTCGACCAAGAAGTCGATGTCGCTGTGGCCACCGACGTCGCCGTCAACGGCTGACCCGAAGGCGACGAGTCGACGGACACCGAGACGCCGACACGTGTCGACGATGGCGTCACGCTCGCGGATCAGTTCAGGCAGCATCTCGGCACGCTCGCTCGTGGGATGATCCGCCCATGCTCGCATGAAGCCGTGAACGGGGCTGACATCGAGGGGGGTCGTTGGTTCCGAGCGGGGGTTTGGCAGCGGCGGAAACTTGGTGGGTTGGATGGTTTCGCGCAGGTTCGGCAAGGTCGGCTCCGACATGGTGATCGTTGGCGTCTCTCCCAGTCTGAGCACTGGGTCAGGGTGTCGTGCGGAAGTGTTCATCGACAGGGGGGATCCCTCATCATGTTGTCCAGACGTTCGCTCATCGCGTTGATCACGCTTGTGGTCGCGGTGTGCGCCTTCGCTTTTGCCCCCCCCCCCCAGGGGTCGCGCAGCCCCCGGTAGCGGCTGAGACCGTCTCCCGGGTGGCAGAGGATCTGTCCCTCTCCCTGGTCGAAGGCGGTGGCCAACTCGTCCTTCGCGGCTCCGAAGAGCCGTATGAGATCCAGGCGCCGACCTCGATCACTGGCACGATCGACGCGCCGGATCCCGACACCGGCGGCGGGACCGGTGCCATCACCAACGGCACGTTCGCGACGCCGCGGGTGAGCTTGTCCCAGGACATCACCACCCCAATGGTGGCCACGGTCTACATCGACGCCGACTTCTCCCAGGTCGTCCCGGGGAACCTGACCGGCACCGTGGACGAGACCGGGGTGGTCTCGCTGCGCACCGCTCTGTCGGTGAGCTTGCACATCGATGTCGGTCGCGATCCGGTCATCCTCGCCGCCGACTGCGTGGCCAGCCCGATCCAGGTCGATCTCACCTCGACCACCCCGTACGACCCGGTCACCCGGCAGGTCACCTTGGCCGATGCCAACTTCTCCATCCCCCCGGTGGTCTCCGGTGGGGCATGTGAGTCCAACGTGGCCTCTGCGGTCAACGACCAGCTCGCCGGAGCGGGGCATGCCATCTCCCTCACCGTCGAAGGCGAGCTGCCTCTGCCCCAGACGGTCAAGGAGCCGGCGGTCACGACCTTGGCGGTGACGCCCGAGGCGGGGGTTCAGGCGGGCGCGTCGGTGACCATGGTCGCCGCGGTGGCCCGGGCGCCGGAGTCGACCGTGACTGAGGACCCCACGGGGTTCGTGGACTTTCGCGACGGCAACCAGACCCTGGCCAGCGTCGAGGTCGCCCCCGACGGCACCGCCACCTTCACCACCAGCGACCTCCCCGCCGGTACCCGCACCCTGACCGCCCGCTACGGCGGTGACGACATCTTCGGGTCCAGGACCACCACCGTTACGTCCTATCCGGTGTGGTCCAACCCCGCGCTCACCTGGGACCTCCCCACCTTCGTGCAGATCGCCGGTGACCCCACCGACTTCACGGTGGCGGCCACCAACACCGGCATCGGCCAGAACCTCACCAACGCCCGCCTCGATGTCACGATCCAACGGGCCGAGGGCCTTGCCCCCATCGGCCCCATTGGAGGCAACCCCCGCATCACCCTCGACCGCGTCGAAGGCGCCACGGTCACGCCCATCGCGCTCACCTTCTCCGGGACTGGCGCCGCCCAGCGTCTCGTGGGGTCGATCGGCGCGGGCACCGGCACGCCGTTGCCGGTCGGCGCGTCACTGACCGAGGCCCTACGACTCGGTCTCCCGGCGGTGGGCACCGTCTCATCCACCGCCTGCGGGGCCAGCAACCGGCTCTGCCCCGGCCCACTGCGCATCACCTTCACCCTGGTCCACGTCGACCCCGACACCGGCGTCACCGTGGCCACGGTTGCCTCCTCCTCTGGCGACACCCTCATGACCGAAGCCACCCGACGGGTCACCACCATCACCGCCGGCGCCCCCGGCGTCCCCGCGTTCGGTGTCCCACCAAAGCCAGCGATCTCTCCCCACACCATCCGGGCCGGCAACACCATCACCCTGAACCAGCTTGGCCTGGGCTCCGTGCTGAACTTGGTCAAACCGTCGGGCACGGTGGCCTTCAGCATCGATGGCCGTCCGGTCGAGGCCCTACCGATTGGCTCTGGCATCGCACCGGCCTACTCCACCGAGGTCGCCTGCTGTAGACCCGGCAGCTACGGCATCCCGGTCCCGATGGACACGGCGGCGGGGACACGTACTTTGGCGATCCGTTACTCGGGTGACTCGTTGTTCCAGCCCCAGGTCGCCAGCTTCACCTTCAACGTCATCGCCCCGATCGCCCCGATCTATGAGTGTGAGCGACCGGCCCTGGCGGTGATGTACGTGGCTCGGGCCAACGTGGTCGCCCAGGGATCCCTGCCGCCGGTCGTCGCCGCCGGGACGCATGTGCCGGTCGTGCACCCGGCCCTCCGGATCTTGCTCGACCGGGGTCCCAGCACCGATGGCGGTGGGCCATGGGGCCCGGCTCTGAACTCGGTCATCAGCGCGTTCACGGGTGTGGAGGTGACCTACAGCGTGGATGGTGAGTCGTTCTCGTCGGGGATCACTCGGACCAATGACACCCGCATGGACGTTGCTGGTGATCCGGATCAGGTGTGGGCGTTCAACGACCTGGCCATGGCGGTGACGATCGATGGTGTGCCGGGTGAGGTGGTGCCGGTTGCGATCGAGTCGTTCCGGATCAACTTCGATGACGCGGGCGGGGCGATGACGTGCAAGCCGGTGGGTGGTCCGGTCGTCTTGGGCGATGTGACGGTGGCGGGGACGTCGTTGTCGGTGTCGCCGTCGGGCCCGGTGCGTTCCGGTGGGCAGGTGACCCTGGAGGCGTCGATGGCTCCGGCGGCTGGTGGTGTGGTCGAGTTCCGTGACGGGACCACGACCTTGGGTGTGGTGAACGTGGATGGCCAGGGCCGCGCGTCGATGACCACCACCGCCTTGGGGGAGGGTGCCCATGAGCTGACGGCTCGGTACTTCGGTGGCTTGTCGATCCCGTCGACGACGTCGGCCCCGGTGGCTCTGGTGGTGGGCCCAGAGTTCGAGTGCGCGGCATTCTCCGATGAGGGTCATGGGCGCACGGTGCGTCTGGTGTATCTGGAGCTGCTGGGCCGTTGCCCGGATCAGGTCGGTTACGACCATTGGGTGGCCCGTCTGGACGGTGGCACGTCCCAGGCGGTGTTCGCTCGTTCCATCGCCCGGACCTCCGAAGCGGTGGGTCGGGTGGTCGATGACGCCTACGAGACGATGCTGGGCCGCCCGGCGGATGCGTCGGGTCGTGCGTTCTGGACGGCGCGTCTGCAGAGCCACGGCCGCTACGACCAGCTCCTGGCGGATCTGGGGGCGTCGTCGGAGTTCTGGTCCAAGGCTGGATCGAGCAACGAAGGGTTCGTGACCCGGGTCTATGACCGGCTCCTGGGTCGCGCCCCCGACGCGGCTGGTCTCGCGCACTGGACCGGGCGCCTCGACGCGGGGGTCTCGCGGGGGGCGTTGATCCGCACCATCGCCAACCTGGACGAACCACTCCGCCGCCTGGTCGGGAGCTCCTACGAGGAGATCCTGGCCCGGGCCCCGGTCGGTGCCGAGATCACCGACGGCGTCACCGACCTGCGTCGCACCGGTGACCGGTCCGGGCTCTACGCCCAACTCATCGGCACCCCCGAGTTCGCCCAGCGGGCCCAGGGCCTCCCCAACCCCGAGGGCTGACCCCCCAGGGTCCCAGCGTCGTGCGATGTCCGCCCTGAGCGGTGGGCGTCGCACGACGGCCCCGGGGGAGATCCCTCGGGACCCACTCCATCTCCGGTGACCGGCCTCCAGAGCCGCGGCATCGGATGAGCCCGGTCCGTGCGCACCTGCCGGCGCCGGACCACCCCAAGGCTCACGGACCGGCCGCTCGCCCCCACCCCCCGGGGGCGAGCGGCCGACCCGCGCCCTGGGCCAGGCCCCCCGGTGGGGAGATCGGTCCCGCCGGGACGACGCGACGAGGCCCCGCACCGGGGTGCGGGGCCTCGGGGGTCGGGTGGCGGGCCCGAGCGGGGGAGGGTCAGGCCTGGAAGGGGCCGTCGCCCAGCTCGACCACAGCGGTGTCGATGACGCCGTCGCCGTCGGTGTCCAGCGCCGCGGCGTCGACCACACCGTCGCCGTCGGTGTCGCCGACGACCGTGTCGGTGTACCCGTCGCCGTCGGTGTCGGCCTCGGCGGTGTCGAGCACGCCGTCACCGTCGCTGTCGTAGGCGGCCACGTCGGCCACCCCGTCGCCGTCGCTGTCGACCGCGGCGGCATCGAACACGCCGTCACCGTCGGTGTCGTACGCCTCGGCGTCGGCCGACCCGTCGCCATCGGCGTCGACGGCCACCGTGTCCAGGGTCCCGTCACCGTCGGAGTCGTAGGCCTCGGCGTCGACCACGCCGTCGCCGTCGGTGTCGGCCACCACGCTGTCGACCGTGCCGTCGTAGTTGGCGTCGTCCACCACCACGTCGGTGAGGCCGTCGCCGTCGGTGTCGGCCTCGGCGATGTCCACCACGCCGTCGCCGTCGGTGTCGTAGCCGGCCACGTCGACGAAGCCGTCGCCGTCGCTGTCCACCTCGACGGTGTCGGTCACCCCGTCGCCGTCGCTGTCGTAGGTGACGGCGCTGTCGTCCTCGAAGTCGCTGAAGTCGCTCATGGCTCTGTTCCTTTCTCGTGCCGAGGGACCTCGGCGTCTCGCTGTGTGGTGGTGAGAGCGGGCCCCGGCGCCCGATGTTCCCGCCGCTGCTGCGGGGACCCCCACCCGGGTGAGTCAGGCCGTGGAGCCCGACCCCAGGCTGGCCAGCACCAGGATGAAGAACCCCAGCACCGAC is from Acidimicrobiales bacterium and encodes:
- a CDS encoding nucleotidyltransferase domain-containing protein, encoding MSEPTLPNLRETIQPTKFPPLPNPRSEPTTPLDVSPVHGFMRAWADHPTSERAEMLPELIRERDAIVDTCRRLGVRRLVAFGSAVDGDVGGHSDIDFLVEFDPASDLSRFDAYFDLKEELEALLARPVDLVSPTALDNPYFAATVDRSHHELYAA
- a CDS encoding Ig-like domain repeat protein; translation: MRLRFCPPPPGVAQPPVAAETVSRVAEDLSLSLVEGGGQLVLRGSEEPYEIQAPTSITGTIDAPDPDTGGGTGAITNGTFATPRVSLSQDITTPMVATVYIDADFSQVVPGNLTGTVDETGVVSLRTALSVSLHIDVGRDPVILAADCVASPIQVDLTSTTPYDPVTRQVTLADANFSIPPVVSGGACESNVASAVNDQLAGAGHAISLTVEGELPLPQTVKEPAVTTLAVTPEAGVQAGASVTMVAAVARAPESTVTEDPTGFVDFRDGNQTLASVEVAPDGTATFTTSDLPAGTRTLTARYGGDDIFGSRTTTVTSYPVWSNPALTWDLPTFVQIAGDPTDFTVAATNTGIGQNLTNARLDVTIQRAEGLAPIGPIGGNPRITLDRVEGATVTPIALTFSGTGAAQRLVGSIGAGTGTPLPVGASLTEALRLGLPAVGTVSSTACGASNRLCPGPLRITFTLVHVDPDTGVTVATVASSSGDTLMTEATRRVTTITAGAPGVPAFGVPPKPAISPHTIRAGNTITLNQLGLGSVLNLVKPSGTVAFSIDGRPVEALPIGSGIAPAYSTEVACCRPGSYGIPVPMDTAAGTRTLAIRYSGDSLFQPQVASFTFNVIAPIAPIYECERPALAVMYVARANVVAQGSLPPVVAAGTHVPVVHPALRILLDRGPSTDGGGPWGPALNSVISAFTGVEVTYSVDGESFSSGITRTNDTRMDVAGDPDQVWAFNDLAMAVTIDGVPGEVVPVAIESFRINFDDAGGAMTCKPVGGPVVLGDVTVAGTSLSVSPSGPVRSGGQVTLEASMAPAAGGVVEFRDGTTTLGVVNVDGQGRASMTTTALGEGAHELTARYFGGLSIPSTTSAPVALVVGPEFECAAFSDEGHGRTVRLVYLELLGRCPDQVGYDHWVARLDGGTSQAVFARSIARTSEAVGRVVDDAYETMLGRPADASGRAFWTARLQSHGRYDQLLADLGASSEFWSKAGSSNEGFVTRVYDRLLGRAPDAAGLAHWTGRLDAGVSRGALIRTIANLDEPLRRLVGSSYEEILARAPVGAEITDGVTDLRRTGDRSGLYAQLIGTPEFAQRAQGLPNPEG